The sequence AATCGATATGCATTTTCTATCGCCGGAGAAGTCTTTATTCCAATCGGGAAAAATATTACTACAGACTCAACTCCACCATCGGATCCCAATACAACTCTTTAAATTTAACAACCTTATCATCTTTCACTTTGATGCCTTCCTTTTCGAGGAGGATCTGCATCGCTTTTGGTGTTCCGAAATGATGTTTGCCTGTCAATAATCCGACCCGGTTAACAACACGATGTGCAGGAACTTTCGGTTTGACATTGTGGGCACCATTCATTGCCCAACCAACCATCCGGCTCGATTTAGCAGTGCCGAGATATTTCGCAATTGCTCCATAACTTGTTACGCGCCCTTTCGGAATTAAGCGGACAACGGCATAGACCTGATCGAAGAAAGATTCTAAATTGGAAGATTCTTTGGCCATTGCTGGTAATTTGTAATTAGTAAATGTAGAGTTTAAGCGTTTAAACTGAATTGAAGGTAACAAATTTTCAATCCATCTTTTAACCACATTTTTTCATAGGTGGTTTTGATCGATAATACATCATCCAGAATTTCTGAATTGTAGAGATCATTAGTTTGTTTGAAAGTGGTTAACTTTTGTTCGGCGATCATTTCAAGAGTGTAATCGTAGAAAGCACGACTGTCTGTTTTCAAGTGCACTATTCCATCGGCTTTCATAAACTTTCTATACAGATCAAGATAACGTGGAGAAGTCAGGCGTTTTTTC is a genomic window of Bacteroidota bacterium containing:
- a CDS encoding MGMT family protein, giving the protein MAKESSNLESFFDQVYAVVRLIPKGRVTSYGAIAKYLGTAKSSRMVGWAMNGAHNVKPKVPAHRVVNRVGLLTGKHHFGTPKAMQILLEKEGIKVKDDKVVKFKELYWDPMVELSL